One Microplitis mediator isolate UGA2020A chromosome 3, iyMicMedi2.1, whole genome shotgun sequence DNA segment encodes these proteins:
- the LOC130664628 gene encoding SUN domain-containing ossification factor — MRLHHSNWIIFIIFLINNGFLFCNIAAQEISNPIPDDGNSDEVINNITSSDTGQSKRETLESFLFSKIELPVRENTDEKRQDFMESNGPDETHYPFPSEETSRTNNLDSLKESLTQQPNLSQGISEPDQEVVLTLIDTASTELHHIAEPHLSSNHEQASTNNLSQSIISPDFEGNIKSSLPESSAKLKISEVSTTNLTVDINITGFDESLSTEQSAGLQNDEALLIVRAEQKPKDFLQTHENSQVDNLDKESSMSGEFEERTTQTTLVPGSSDETAGVILDSFVGSGNSENHEDIPSFSEWAQKRLEEAEKKKTHPNVSIQNLGIPNRSAGSMKVRSKNYASPDCGAKITSVNPEARSARSVLVSTRDEYMLNPCTSKVWFIVELCEAIQAKKIELANFELFSSSPKDFSVFVSDRFPTRDWSPVGQFTAKDERDIQSFSLQPHLFGKFIKVELHSHYGSEHFCPISLFRAYGTSEFEVLETETEVQESLKDNNDDDEDADDDDDEEDDDDSEDDDNINNSDDSESDSFLSENNHDGNESKNLFGSARDAVISIVKKAAGVLVKTEDLSLNNITKIKTNIVNNINNVFLNCMTPRYTILCNNCTDNYFAKVYELISCQLQYLNSILKITFINRTIAESELCGFNGVNLNLNINNSIVKKKTKNVNIVKNRSISFLMSIFKPEYVVALCNIFMMKEQKLSLNSSFVFSSNLSMNDVTPEIISLSSESNAKVHQMSMTCSSDSVNCKSSVSYLKESQCHSQETFIKDHILRTELKNSKILNPSESKDINDKGTLHITPTKTLVKENIEKKSAASILEPSKSPVEETIQAEVIIPIPLTNSEIGTFKVSEELSLTDTPIELSTPTLISQSIKHEENTYKSNTLNSDKEMTKLDSKIVTRVLEEKDEKSKEKDQDDIKLTPQDQLSLDTLLLDLKALENDASIQGSTASTVNQPATSSTHQQKESVFLRLSNRIKTLERNMSLSGQYLEELSRRYKKQVEEMQRSLERATATIGEELKKSEERESKRLEEITALREEISSLTESVETLLYDKNSWKNKLTTFGQHIVLIFVEITILIIIISFCRKPNDLENVTAKKNVSDKGITRRKSAELITTGSINKRYRRPSEIVSRIKGTYKELMIDERLDSRKERKKKRKRDSLIRLSSNIEVNKSIIPKTTFLKQSSSIDCSTFENLDISQIKKTDLTSDITSSPLKNQSLTHNDDNAVNNISKNRIAIDEIDTASLDIIVNKSISNQDSPDIYDDFDNEISKSSPRGFKILKNAKLHSPSFMKTAFRSRSKREKSEHNNSQPTQLISDNWESYSRTSGSSRSGQDSPSSLNAFSDLTSVNINGNSTRNNGHNIASDYSANGHITSTSEIKIKKEGSLRKMVKKLF, encoded by the coding sequence TATTTCTGAACCTGATCAAGAAGTGGTTTTAACGCTAATTGACACAGCTTCGACGGAGCTTCATCATATAGCTGAACCTCATCTTTCATCGAACCATGAGCAAGCATCAACAAACAATCTCTCTCAATCTATAATATCTCCGGATTTTGAAGGCAATATAAAATCGTCCTTACCTGAAAGTTCagcaaaattgaaaatatcagAAGTTTCAACTACTAATTTAACTgtagatataaatattactGGTTTTGATGAATCTTTATCCACAGAACAATCTGCAGGATTACAAAATGATGAAGCCCTGTTGATAGTCAGAGCGGAACAGAAGCCtaaagattttttacaaactcaTGAAAATTCCCAAGTCGATAATCTTGACAAAGAATCTTCTATGTCTGGAGAGTTTGAAGAAAGAACAACACAAACTACTCTTGTTCCAGGAAGCTCTGATGAAACAGCTGGAGTTATATTAGATAGTTTCGTTGGATCAGGTAATTCTGAAAATCACGAAGATATTCCGTCATTTAGTGAGTGGGCTCAAAAGAGACTAGAagaagctgaaaaaaaaaaaactcatccAAATGTGTCAATACAAAATCTTGGGATACCAAATCGTAGTGCCGGAAGTATGAAAGTTAGGTCTAAAAACTACGCGTCACCTGATTGTGGTGCTAAAATAACTTCTGTGAATCCTGAAGCACGAAGTGCTCGAAGTGTTTTAGTATCTACAAGAGACGAATATATGCTTAATCCTTGCACTTCAAAAGTTTGGTTTATAGTAGAACTTTGTGAAGCAAttcaagcaaaaaaaattgaacttgcAAACTTTGAACTTTTTAGTTCATCGCCAAAAGATTTTTCGGTGTTTGTAAGCGATAGATTTCCTACCAGAGATTGGAGTCCTGTAGGACAATTTACTGCAAAAGATGAACGAGACATTCAGTCATTCTCTCTTCAGCCTCATCTCtttggaaaatttattaaagtagAACTTCATTCTCATTATGGTAGTGAACATTTTTGTCCAATTTCGTTGTTTCGGGCTTATGGAACTAGTGAATTTGAAGTACTAGAAACAGAAACCGAAGTACAAGAATCCTTGAaggataataatgatgatgatgaagatgctgatgatgatgatgatgaagaagatgatgatgatagtgaagatgatgataatattaataatagtgATGATAGTGAAAGTGATAGTTTTCTTAGTGAAAATAATCATGATGGTAATGAATCCAAAAATCTTTTTGGAAGTGCTAGAGATGCAGTTATTAGTATTGTAAAAAAAGCTGCTGGAGTTTTAGTAAAAACAGAagatttaagtttaaataatattactaaaattaaaacaaacattgtaaataatatcaacaacgtatttttaaattgcatgACACCAAGATACACAATTTTGTGTAACAATTgtactgataattattttgcaaAAGTTTATGAACTTATTAGTTGTCAATTGCAATACCTTAATTCTATtcttaaaataacttttattaatcGAACTATAGCGGAAAGTGAATTATGTGGATTTAATGgagtgaatttaaatttaaatataaataattcaattgtaaaaaagaaaactaaaaatgttaatattgTCAAAAATCGttctatttcatttttaatgtcTATTTTTAAACCTGAATATGTTGTTGCtctttgtaatatttttatgatgaaaGAGCAAAAACTTTCTTTGAACTCTAGTTTTGTTTTCTCAAGTAACTTATCAATGAATGATGTAACAccggaaataatttctttatcaTCTGAATCTAATGCAAAAGTGCATCAAATGTCAATGACATGTTCATCTGATTCTGTAAACTGTAAATCGTCAGTAAGTTATCTTAAAGAGTCTCAATGCCATTCACAAGAAACTTTTATAAAAGACCATATATTGAGGACAGagcttaaaaattcaaaaatactcAATCCATCGGAGTCTAAAGATATTAATGATAAGGGAACTTTACATATTACACCTACTAAGACTTtagttaaagaaaatatagaaaaaaaatctgctgCTTCAATCCTAGAACCAAGTAAAAGTCCTGTAGAAGAAACCATACAAGCAGAAGTTATAATTCCTATTCCATTAACAAATTCTGAGATCGGTACATTTAAAGTTTCTGAAGAACTCTCGTTAACGGATACACCAATAGAATTATCAACTCCGACATTAATTTCTCAAAGTATAAAACATGAAGAGAATACTTATAAGTCAAATACATTAAATAGTGATAAAGAAATGACGAAACTTGATTCTAAAATTGTAACCAGAGTGTTAGAAGAAAAAGATGAAAAGTCAAAAGAAAAAGATCAAGatgatattaaattaactCCTCAAGATCAACTAAGTCTAGATACTCTACTTCTAGATTTAAAAGCTTTAGAAAATGATGCATCAATCCAGGGATCAACTGCATCAACCGTGAACCAACCAGCGACTAGCTCAACTCATCAACAAAAGGAATCTGTTTTCTTAAGATTATCAAATAGGATTAAGACTTTAGAACGAAATATGTCATTATCAGGCCAGTATTTAGAAGAATTGAGTCGTCGTTATAAGAAACAAGTCGAAGAAATGCAACGTTCACTCGAACGGGCTACTGCTACTATAGgcgaagaattaaaaaaaagtgaagaAAGAGAATCGAAACGTTTAGAAGAAATTACGGCACTTCGAGAAGAAATATCGAGTTTGACTGAATCAGTAGAAAcacttttatatgataaaaatagttggaaaaataaattaacaacatTCGGTCAACatatagttttaatttttgttgaaatcacgattcttataataattatttcattttgcCGGAAACCAAACGATTTAGAAAATGttacggcaaaaaaaaatgtttcagaTAAAGGAATTACACGAAGAAAAAGTGCTGAGTTAATAACAACAGGTTCCATTAACAAAAGATATAGAAGACCTAGTGAAATAGTTTCACGAATTAAAGGAACCTATAAAGAATTGATGATTGATGAAAGGTTAGATTCAAGAAaagagaggaaaaaaaaacgaaaaagagATTCTTTGATAAGATTATCGTCAAATATCGAAGTAAATAAAAGCATTATAccaaaaacaacttttttaaaacaatctTCATCGATAGATTGTtctacttttgaaaatttagatattagtcaaattaaaaaaactgatttaaCGTCAGATATTACTAGCTCTCCATTAAAAAATCAGTCATTGACTCATAACGACGATAATGCtgtaaataatatatcaaaaaatcgGATAGCCATAGATGAAATCGATACCGCATCATTAGatataatagtaaataaatctatCAGTAATCAAGATTCACCAGATATTTATGATGATTTtgataatgaaatttcaaaaagctCTCCAAggggttttaaaattttaaaaaatgctaaACTTCATTCTCCATCTTTTATGAAAACTGCATTTCGTTCTCGAAGTAAAAGGGAAAAGTCAGAACATAATAATTCGCAGCCTACTCAATTAATTTCTGATAATTGGGAAAGTTATTCTCGTACTTCTGGAAGTTCGAGATCAGGCCAAGATAGTCCATCAAGTTTAAATGCATTTTCAGATTtaacttctgtaaatataaatggAAATTCTACTAGAAATAATGGACATAATATTGCCAGTGATTATTCTGCTAACGGTCACATAACATCTACgtctgagataaaaataaaaaaggaagGAAGTCTGAGAAAAATggttaagaaattattttga